Part of the Sulfurimonas hongkongensis genome is shown below.
ATGATATAGTCTTAGACCGTCAAAAATTAGCATCTGATGGTATAGTTATGCTTGTAGCTCAAGTTGATGGTAAACATACTAAAATGCTTGCAAAACCAAAGGTTACTACATTTGGTATAGTTGCAGACAGACAAGATAAGGCTTTTGCAAAAGAGATGGAAGATATCTTAGAAAACTTTTTGCTTCATATAAAAGATGGACAAATAGAGAATCCTAGGGCCCTAGAGAATGATTTGCGTCAGATTATAAGAAAACATATCTTTAGAAAGATGAAAAAATATCCACTTATAGTCCCTCATGTGCTAGTTTCATAAGGATATAAAAGGCAAAACTATGGACAACAAAAAAAACATAGAGTTTGAAAATGCTGTAAAAATTATGATGCTTTATGTGGATGAAGACCCAGAGAGAGAGGGCTTAAAAGCAACTCCCTCAAGAGTTAGAAAAGCATATGAGTTTATATATGGTGGGTACAAAGAAGATCCAAAAGCCATACTTGAAAAAGCTCTTTTTACAAGCTCAAACGATGAAATGGTGCTTTTAAAAGATATAGAATTTTACTCAACTTGTGAGCATCATCTACTTCCTATTATAGGTCGTGTTCATGTAGCTTATATTCCAGATGGTAAAGTTGTAGGACTTTCTAAAATACCACGAGTAGTAAACGTTTTTGCTCGCCGTATGCAGATACAAGAGCAATTAACAGAACAGATAGCAGATGCCATTATGGATGCTATAGCACCAAAAGGTGTAGCAGTTGTAATTGCTGCTCGTCATATGTGTATGGAGATGAGAGGAGTTGAGAAGATCAACTCTACTACAACATCTTCAGCCCTGCGAGGTCTTTTTAAAAAAGATGAAAAAACAAGAAGTGAGTTTTTCTCTTTGATAAACTCACCTACAGGTACTAGATACTAAAAAGAGCATAACATGCCATTTAAATCTCTCAAAGACAAAATTTCAACAAAGAACTATTCAGTAGCCTTTGGAGAGGTTATTAAAATCAATGCAACTCTTATCACAGCAAAAGGCTTAAGTGTGAGTATTGGTGATATGGTAAAGATAATCTCAAACGCTACCACACAAGAGAGTGTTGGAATGGTTACAGAGATTAATGACAAAATATTTTATATAACTCCCTTTAGCTTTGTAGAAGGTTTCTGCTCAGGTGATAGAGTCTTTTTAGACCAATCTGGTATGAATATTCCAGTAGATGAGTCACTACTTGGCAGAGTGGTCAACCCTTTTATGCAGCCAATAGATGGTAAGGGAAATATACACTCAAAAAAAACGTCGCCTATTATAAAAGCCCCAATTGCTGCAATGAAGAGAGGTATGATAGATGAAATCTTTAGCGTTGGTGTTAAAAGTATAGATGGACTCTTAACTTGCGGCAAAGGTCAAAAGCTTGGCATCTTTGCTGGGAGTGGGGTTGGAAAGTCAACTCTTATGGGTATGATTGTAAAAGGCTCTAGAGCACCTATAAAAGTAGTTGCGCTTATCGGGGAGCGTGGTAGAGAAGTTCCAGAGTTTATAGAGAAAAACTTAGGTGGAGATTTAGAAAATACTGTCATCATAGTAGCAACTTCAGATGATTCGCCGCTTATGAGAAAATATGGTGCTTTTGCTGCTATGAGTGTTGCTGAGTTTTTTAAAGATAAGGGTTTAGATGTGCTTTTTATCATGGACTCTGTTACAAGGTTTGCTATGGCTCAAAGAGAAATTGGGCTGGCACTTGGAGAGCCTCCGACTTCAAAAGGATATCCTCCATCATCCCTTACCCTTCTTCCTCAACTTATGGAGAGAGCTGGGAAAGAAGATGGTAAAGGTTCCATTACAGCCTTTTTTACCGTTTTGATAGAGGGAGATGATATGAGTGACCCAATAGCTGATCAATCCCGTTC
Proteins encoded:
- the fliI gene encoding flagellar protein export ATPase FliI — protein: MPFKSLKDKISTKNYSVAFGEVIKINATLITAKGLSVSIGDMVKIISNATTQESVGMVTEINDKIFYITPFSFVEGFCSGDRVFLDQSGMNIPVDESLLGRVVNPFMQPIDGKGNIHSKKTSPIIKAPIAAMKRGMIDEIFSVGVKSIDGLLTCGKGQKLGIFAGSGVGKSTLMGMIVKGSRAPIKVVALIGERGREVPEFIEKNLGGDLENTVIIVATSDDSPLMRKYGAFAAMSVAEFFKDKGLDVLFIMDSVTRFAMAQREIGLALGEPPTSKGYPPSSLTLLPQLMERAGKEDGKGSITAFFTVLIEGDDMSDPIADQSRSILDGHIVLSRELTDFGIYPPIHILNSASRVMSDIISEEHLQAVMKFRRLYTLLKENEMIIRIGAYVKGTDKELDEAMGKKEGMEKFMSQLATVQTSYEEAKDELISLMLS
- the folE gene encoding GTP cyclohydrolase I FolE produces the protein MDNKKNIEFENAVKIMMLYVDEDPEREGLKATPSRVRKAYEFIYGGYKEDPKAILEKALFTSSNDEMVLLKDIEFYSTCEHHLLPIIGRVHVAYIPDGKVVGLSKIPRVVNVFARRMQIQEQLTEQIADAIMDAIAPKGVAVVIAARHMCMEMRGVEKINSTTTSSALRGLFKKDEKTRSEFFSLINSPTGTRY